A stretch of Paenibacillus mucilaginosus 3016 DNA encodes these proteins:
- a CDS encoding ABC transporter permease has translation MEVPDHLFVPMTRGPESRESLVRPRLSVWQEAGLRLLKNKLAVLGLILIVLLLALSAAGPLLTEHDYLKQDLLHANAAPSGQHLFGTDELGRDVFARIVYGARISLFIGVAAALIDLCIGAAYGGIAGYFGGRTDQLMMRLVDLLYGIPYLLVVILLMVAMGPGLLTILVALTATGWLGMARIVRGQVLQQRSAEYVLAARTLGAGPWRVITRHLLPNTMGVILVQVTFSVPSAIFAEAFLSFLGLGIQPPLASWGVMANDGLPTVLSGHWWRLFYPALFISLTMLAFNLLGDGLQQALNPKRR, from the coding sequence ATGGAGGTACCCGATCATTTATTCGTTCCCATGACAAGGGGGCCGGAAAGCCGCGAAAGCCTGGTCCGCCCCCGGCTCTCGGTCTGGCAGGAGGCCGGACTGCGCCTCCTGAAGAACAAGCTGGCCGTCCTGGGACTCATCCTGATCGTGCTGCTGCTGGCACTGTCGGCGGCCGGTCCCCTGCTGACGGAGCACGATTACCTGAAGCAGGACCTGCTGCATGCCAACGCGGCGCCGTCAGGCCAGCACCTCTTCGGCACGGACGAGCTCGGCCGGGACGTCTTCGCGCGGATCGTATACGGCGCCCGCATCTCCCTGTTCATCGGGGTGGCGGCGGCGCTCATCGATCTCTGCATCGGGGCGGCCTACGGCGGGATCGCCGGCTATTTCGGCGGCCGGACCGACCAGCTCATGATGCGCCTGGTCGATCTGCTGTACGGCATCCCGTATCTCCTCGTGGTGATCCTGCTGATGGTCGCGATGGGGCCGGGGCTGCTCACGATCCTGGTCGCCCTCACCGCAACCGGCTGGCTCGGGATGGCAAGGATCGTCCGCGGCCAGGTGCTCCAGCAGCGGTCCGCCGAGTATGTGCTGGCCGCCCGCACGCTCGGGGCCGGTCCCTGGCGGGTGATCACCCGGCACCTGCTGCCCAATACGATGGGGGTGATCCTCGTGCAGGTGACCTTCTCCGTCCCGTCGGCGATCTTCGCCGAAGCGTTCCTGAGCTTTCTCGGACTCGGCATCCAGCCGCCCCTGGCTTCCTGGGGCGTGATGGCCAATGACGGGCTGCCGACGGTGCTCTCCGGACATTGGTGGCGGCTGTTCTATCCGGCGCTTTTCATCTCATTGACGATGCTGGCGTTCAATCTGCTGGGGGACGGGCTGCAGCAGGCCCTGAATCCGAAAAGGAGGTAG
- a CDS encoding M55 family metallopeptidase, whose product MKLYISIDMEGITGLADTTFVDSSGRNYRRGQELMTMEANAVAGTAFGLGCTEVLVNDSHSKMNNLLIEKLHPEAQVITGDVKPFSMVQGLAPGFTGAVFLGYHAMAAKAGVLSHTMIFGVRSMHIGDREIGELGFNAYVAGYHGVPVLMVAGDDEAAAEAEALIPGVVTAAVKRRISRTSAVSLTPEKSAQLLRERTAEALAARDRIQPLRPPERPVLSIEFANYGQAEWAALMPGTSIEQRSPVVTFPARNMLEAYRAMLVMTELASRTSFC is encoded by the coding sequence GTGAAGCTGTATATTTCGATCGATATGGAAGGCATTACGGGATTGGCCGACACGACGTTCGTCGACTCAAGCGGGCGCAATTACCGCAGGGGTCAGGAACTCATGACGATGGAGGCGAATGCGGTCGCCGGAACGGCCTTCGGCCTCGGCTGTACGGAGGTGCTTGTCAACGACAGCCACTCCAAGATGAACAATCTGCTCATCGAGAAGCTCCATCCCGAGGCGCAGGTCATCACCGGCGATGTGAAGCCGTTCTCGATGGTGCAGGGGCTTGCACCCGGCTTCACGGGGGCGGTCTTCCTCGGGTACCATGCGATGGCGGCGAAGGCCGGGGTGCTCAGCCACACGATGATCTTCGGCGTGCGGAGCATGCACATCGGGGACCGGGAGATCGGGGAGCTGGGCTTCAATGCTTACGTGGCGGGGTACCACGGGGTTCCCGTCCTGATGGTCGCCGGCGATGACGAAGCGGCGGCCGAAGCCGAGGCGCTGATCCCCGGCGTCGTGACGGCTGCCGTGAAGCGTCGCATCTCCCGGACCTCGGCGGTCTCCCTGACGCCGGAGAAGAGCGCGCAGCTGCTGCGGGAGCGGACGGCGGAGGCGCTCGCGGCGCGGGACCGGATTCAGCCGCTGCGGCCTCCGGAGCGGCCCGTCCTCTCGATCGAGTTCGCCAATTACGGACAGGCGGAGTGGGCGGCCCTGATGCCGGGCACCTCCATCGAGCAGCGCTCGCCTGTCGTCACGTTCCCCGCGAGGAACATGCTGGAAGCGTACCGGGCGATGCTCGTGATGACCGAGCTCGCCTCGCGCACCTCGTTTTGCTGA
- a CDS encoding YhfC family intramembrane metalloprotease, translated as MVSQGSITALIVQVILGIVIPLSLLFYCRRTLQISYRAVGVGILIYVVFSQLLEQVLHAYLFSGSPVTAVWLNNPWIAAVYGGLAAGLFETAGRWFGFSLLLRKRQERKDGIAAGIGHGGIEALLIGAGMGLLGIVYAVMINSGTFEQPFGAEATAEQHALFQGIKDRMIHTSQSEFWLGAFERIPAVSIQIALSLTVLYGIRTRRAVYLLYAVLVHALIDFFAGLYQAKMIPLWTVEGIVWGSGLSAFFVIVKSKAWFAALASGPAKEEKVPPDIKLFH; from the coding sequence GTGGTAAGTCAAGGTTCGATTACGGCTTTGATCGTGCAGGTTATTCTGGGGATTGTCATTCCTTTGTCTTTGCTTTTCTACTGCCGCAGGACACTCCAAATCTCTTACCGTGCTGTCGGTGTCGGTATTCTGATTTACGTCGTCTTTTCACAGCTCTTGGAGCAGGTGCTTCATGCGTATTTGTTTTCAGGCAGCCCCGTAACCGCCGTGTGGCTAAACAATCCATGGATCGCGGCTGTTTACGGCGGCCTGGCCGCAGGCCTGTTTGAAACTGCGGGACGTTGGTTCGGCTTCTCTCTGCTATTGAGAAAGCGGCAGGAACGCAAGGACGGTATTGCCGCGGGCATAGGCCACGGCGGTATTGAGGCGCTGCTGATCGGCGCGGGCATGGGCCTATTGGGAATCGTGTATGCCGTCATGATTAATTCGGGAACCTTTGAACAGCCATTCGGCGCCGAGGCGACAGCCGAGCAGCATGCCCTGTTCCAGGGGATCAAAGACCGGATGATTCATACCTCGCAGAGCGAATTCTGGCTGGGCGCGTTCGAGCGCATCCCCGCCGTATCGATTCAGATTGCCCTTTCCTTAACCGTTTTGTACGGCATTCGGACCCGCAGGGCCGTGTACTTGCTTTATGCTGTTTTGGTTCATGCTCTTATTGATTTTTTTGCGGGACTGTATCAAGCGAAGATGATTCCCTTGTGGACCGTTGAAGGGATCGTGTGGGGTTCGGGTCTCAGCGCCTTCTTCGTCATCGTGAAATCCAAGGCATGGTTTGCCGCTTTGGCCTCGGGTCCTGCAAAAGAGGAGAAGGTCCCGCCAGACATAAAGCTATTCCATTAG
- a CDS encoding ABC transporter ATP-binding protein, protein MIDDPFDDHSKDSRPLLEVDDLHVSFAAHGGEVQAVRGVSFTLREGETLAVVGESGCGKSVTARSLMRLLPGRTACIKRGSIRYRGRELTALPEAEMRRLRGPELAMVFQDAMTALHPTLTIGEQLMEGLLLHERLTRGEARRRALEVLEEVGIGQGPARLGQYPHEFSGGMRQRIMIAMALSCRPSVLLADEPTTALDVTIQAQILDLLRGVQRERGVSVLLITHDLGVVAEAADRVAVMYAGRIVESGTAGEIFRSPRHPYTQGLLASMPRLDTPKGRPLLSIPGTPPDLYAPPPGCAFAPRCPRAMDVCGRYAPPAAVITPTHAASCWLLDPRAPQAGPEPQAVRSPGPALTLRSQTSHSTKERIS, encoded by the coding sequence TTGATCGACGACCCGTTCGACGACCATTCCAAAGACAGCCGTCCGCTGCTCGAGGTGGACGATCTCCACGTCTCCTTCGCCGCTCATGGCGGGGAGGTGCAGGCGGTGCGGGGAGTCAGCTTCACGCTGCGGGAGGGAGAGACGCTGGCCGTCGTCGGAGAGTCCGGCTGCGGCAAGAGCGTCACCGCCCGGTCCCTGATGCGGCTGCTTCCCGGACGCACGGCGTGCATCAAGCGGGGCAGCATCCGATACCGGGGCCGGGAGCTGACCGCCCTCCCGGAGGCCGAGATGCGGCGGCTGCGCGGGCCGGAGCTCGCGATGGTGTTCCAGGATGCGATGACGGCGCTGCATCCGACGCTGACGATCGGCGAGCAGCTCATGGAGGGACTCCTGCTGCATGAGAGGTTGACACGAGGCGAGGCGCGCCGAAGGGCGCTCGAGGTGCTGGAGGAGGTGGGCATCGGCCAGGGGCCGGCCCGGCTCGGGCAGTACCCCCACGAGTTCAGCGGCGGGATGCGCCAGCGGATCATGATCGCCATGGCGCTGAGCTGCCGGCCCTCCGTGCTCCTGGCGGACGAGCCGACCACGGCGCTGGACGTGACGATCCAGGCGCAGATTCTGGACCTGCTGCGGGGCGTCCAGCGGGAGCGGGGCGTCTCCGTCCTGCTGATCACGCATGACCTCGGCGTGGTGGCCGAAGCCGCGGACCGGGTCGCGGTCATGTACGCCGGGCGTATTGTGGAGAGCGGCACGGCGGGGGAGATCTTCCGCAGTCCCCGGCACCCTTACACACAGGGGCTGCTCGCTTCGATGCCGCGGCTCGATACGCCGAAGGGCCGGCCGCTTCTCTCCATCCCCGGCACGCCGCCGGATCTGTATGCGCCTCCGCCGGGCTGTGCCTTCGCCCCGCGATGTCCGCGGGCGATGGACGTGTGCGGGCGCTATGCCCCGCCGGCCGCGGTTATCACGCCGACCCATGCCGCATCCTGCTGGCTGCTCGAT
- a CDS encoding fibronectin type III domain-containing protein, translating into MLWLSCMLSLLWAAGVQAEGAVFIRIDSPYPNVSYDGVLPIRASTYSELEAVKAVARVEDREAELTYSCTGGCEWRGEMPLERFTKGAKLLTVTVTDELGGISTQEAPFYYNSAPVLTKMEPSDETVVTDGLLHVAASAEDDSSVPEVRVTVSGNFSTIAEFSGQGSVDETVDVSAYAGQLLEYTVVAEDEQGAQSATRRHTIHVTADPRNVPVESVAGRIVDFDPGRYLIERVDTGRYALVIRNRADGSEVVIAERSEMNNRMQLTPAGALYLQSPGTSNFVHYWADGILTRVPYSMRSMFQTKGNYALFDLKSAPYPFALYDTSLPETPAETFTQAYDVFELTEDGAFFYVEEDRIYRHPLRGTAELYLSGHEDVRGMAASGGQLLFQSGLRLYSYDGSVVEEVAAALPEDGRAHSDYELNGGWIAYLASAQEGGTELYLRTPEGAVTKVAAVSDSAAIIQLAGDGRLVYTSGERIYIYRPGEAAPVSAGTEGRDMVKLIDGTWYKTIGNTLFRFESAGPDTEAPVWPAEALSVTGVTYRSAVLQWLPAQDNRGVASYRIYRDGEHAATVAGDVYSYEDDQLSPSTAYEFSVEAWDAAGNRSTENPSVTVTTSAYEPDDTAAPVWPEGSTLTVTDVTYSSAQLRWPAAEDERGVAAYLIYRDGQLQDTVGGAVYQYDAAGLQAGTAYLFTVAARDAAGNVSAAPLAATVTTGVYEPEPAGRLALTAKPGFLEVGSVLEVNVQAEEAEDLYAFLAKLTYDPARFKLMQVKLQDSFGREGETAVLGQSRPAANQANVTGSLLGGVPGRSGAVGLLTLKFTVLQQGAGSFALEPGSTLSDSEGDTVRLETPVRITVTVSGADLDLDGTVGLSDLVLIARHSGTKAGEPGYRPEFDLNHSGAVDRSDVEYVAKAVAAAAK; encoded by the coding sequence GTGCTGTGGTTAAGCTGCATGCTGTCGCTGCTGTGGGCGGCGGGCGTGCAGGCGGAAGGAGCGGTATTCATCCGCATTGACAGTCCTTATCCGAACGTTTCTTATGACGGCGTCCTGCCGATCCGGGCCAGCACGTATTCGGAGCTGGAGGCCGTGAAGGCGGTCGCCCGGGTGGAGGACCGCGAAGCGGAGCTTACCTACTCCTGCACGGGAGGCTGTGAATGGCGCGGGGAGATGCCCCTCGAAAGGTTCACCAAGGGAGCGAAGCTTCTCACGGTTACCGTGACTGATGAACTGGGCGGAATCAGCACGCAGGAGGCCCCTTTTTACTATAACTCGGCGCCTGTACTCACGAAGATGGAGCCGTCCGACGAGACGGTGGTGACGGACGGTCTTCTGCATGTCGCGGCATCCGCCGAAGACGACAGTTCGGTACCGGAGGTCCGCGTCACGGTCTCGGGCAACTTCAGCACCATTGCGGAATTCAGCGGCCAGGGCAGCGTCGATGAGACGGTTGACGTATCGGCCTATGCCGGACAGCTGCTCGAGTACACCGTCGTGGCGGAGGATGAGCAGGGAGCGCAGAGCGCGACCCGCCGGCATACGATTCATGTGACCGCCGATCCGCGGAATGTCCCCGTGGAATCCGTTGCGGGACGCATTGTCGATTTTGACCCCGGACGGTATCTGATCGAGAGGGTGGACACAGGAAGGTATGCACTCGTCATCCGGAACCGCGCCGACGGCTCGGAGGTCGTGATCGCCGAGCGGAGCGAGATGAACAACCGGATGCAGCTGACGCCGGCGGGGGCGCTGTATCTCCAAAGCCCGGGCACCTCGAACTTTGTCCATTATTGGGCGGACGGCATACTGACGAGGGTTCCGTATTCCATGCGCTCCATGTTCCAGACCAAGGGGAACTACGCCTTGTTCGACCTGAAATCGGCCCCTTACCCCTTCGCACTGTATGATACTTCCCTGCCGGAGACGCCGGCGGAGACGTTCACCCAAGCCTATGACGTCTTCGAACTGACCGAAGATGGAGCGTTCTTCTATGTCGAGGAAGACCGGATCTACCGTCATCCGCTCCGCGGGACGGCGGAACTGTATTTGTCCGGCCACGAGGACGTACGGGGGATGGCCGCCAGCGGAGGCCAGCTTCTCTTCCAATCGGGCCTCCGGCTGTATTCCTATGATGGCAGCGTGGTGGAAGAGGTGGCGGCGGCGCTGCCGGAGGACGGCCGGGCGCACAGTGATTACGAGCTGAACGGCGGCTGGATCGCTTACCTCGCATCCGCCCAGGAAGGCGGAACGGAGCTGTACCTCCGCACCCCTGAAGGAGCCGTAACGAAGGTCGCTGCTGTAAGCGATTCCGCGGCGATCATTCAGCTGGCCGGTGACGGCCGCCTCGTCTATACGTCAGGCGAGAGGATCTATATTTACCGTCCCGGAGAGGCGGCGCCGGTTTCTGCAGGCACCGAAGGCCGGGACATGGTGAAGCTCATCGACGGAACCTGGTACAAAACGATCGGGAATACCCTGTTCCGCTTCGAGTCGGCAGGACCCGACACGGAGGCGCCGGTATGGCCCGCAGAGGCGCTGAGCGTTACCGGCGTGACCTACCGTTCGGCCGTTCTGCAGTGGCTTCCGGCCCAGGACAACCGAGGTGTGGCCTCGTACCGGATCTACCGGGACGGCGAGCATGCGGCGACGGTAGCCGGGGATGTGTACAGCTATGAGGATGACCAGCTGTCCCCGTCGACGGCCTACGAGTTCTCGGTGGAGGCCTGGGACGCGGCGGGCAACCGCAGCACGGAGAATCCGTCCGTCACCGTGACGACCTCCGCTTACGAGCCGGACGATACGGCTGCACCGGTCTGGCCGGAGGGAAGCACGCTGACGGTGACGGATGTGACCTACAGCAGCGCGCAGCTCCGCTGGCCTGCGGCAGAAGATGAACGCGGCGTAGCCGCTTATCTCATCTACCGTGACGGTCAGCTGCAGGATACGGTGGGCGGGGCCGTCTACCAATACGATGCGGCAGGCCTGCAGGCAGGCACCGCCTATCTGTTCACGGTAGCCGCCCGGGATGCGGCCGGGAATGTGAGCGCGGCTCCGCTGGCCGCCACGGTGACGACCGGCGTCTATGAGCCGGAGCCGGCCGGCCGCCTGGCGCTCACGGCCAAACCCGGCTTCCTCGAGGTGGGCTCCGTGCTGGAAGTGAACGTGCAGGCGGAGGAAGCCGAAGACCTGTATGCCTTCCTCGCGAAGCTGACGTATGATCCGGCCCGCTTCAAGCTCATGCAGGTGAAGCTGCAGGACAGCTTCGGCCGGGAAGGGGAGACGGCGGTGCTTGGGCAGTCGAGACCGGCGGCCAATCAGGCGAACGTGACGGGCAGCCTGCTCGGCGGCGTACCGGGCCGCAGCGGCGCGGTAGGACTGCTCACGCTGAAGTTCACCGTGCTGCAGCAGGGGGCGGGCAGCTTCGCACTCGAGCCCGGCTCGACGCTGTCGGACAGCGAGGGGGACACGGTGCGGCTGGAGACGCCGGTGCGGATTACGGTGACGGTCAGCGGCGCAGACCTTGATCTGGACGGCACCGTGGGTCTCAGCGATCTTGTGCTGATTGCAAGGCACAGCGGGACGAAAGCCGGCGAGCCGGGCTACCGGCCGGAGTTCGACCTCAACCACAGCGGGGCGGTCGACCGTTCCGATGTGGAATACGTGGCGAAGGCGGTGGCCGCAGCGGCCAAGTGA
- a CDS encoding ABC transporter permease, whose product MLPYILKRLLSMLLTLWLIVTVTFVLMHAVPGSPFEKDGRSANPTAVQNLMEHYQLDEPLIIQYGLYLRKLLTLDLGPSIAHYPDSVNAMIGRGFPVSFQLGLVSLALAVVTGVALGTAAALRQNGLVDYAAMVFAVLGTAVPSFIIAPLLIQYAAVEWKLLPVATWGTWKHAVLPALALAAGPVAMIARLTRANMAEVLTQEYIDTARAKGLPPSVIVVKHALRCAILPVVTLLGALLANVLTGSFVIEKIFAIPGMGKYFVDSINNRDYAVIMGTTVFYSALLLVMMFLVDCVYGFIDPRMRLHRKEA is encoded by the coding sequence ATGCTGCCCTATATTCTCAAGCGGCTTCTCTCGATGCTGCTGACCTTGTGGCTTATCGTCACGGTTACCTTTGTCCTGATGCACGCGGTGCCGGGCTCCCCGTTCGAGAAGGACGGCCGCAGCGCGAATCCGACCGCCGTGCAGAACCTGATGGAGCACTATCAACTGGATGAGCCGCTGATCATCCAGTACGGGCTGTATCTGCGGAAGCTGCTCACCCTGGATCTCGGCCCGTCCATCGCGCATTACCCGGACAGCGTTAATGCGATGATCGGCCGCGGGTTCCCCGTCTCGTTCCAGCTCGGGCTGGTGTCGCTGGCGCTCGCCGTCGTCACCGGCGTGGCGCTCGGCACGGCGGCGGCTCTCCGCCAGAACGGCCTCGTCGATTACGCCGCGATGGTGTTCGCGGTGCTCGGCACCGCGGTACCGAGCTTCATCATCGCCCCCCTGCTCATCCAATATGCCGCCGTGGAATGGAAGCTGCTGCCGGTGGCCACCTGGGGCACCTGGAAGCACGCCGTCCTGCCGGCTCTGGCGCTGGCGGCCGGTCCGGTCGCCATGATTGCCCGGCTCACCCGGGCGAACATGGCGGAGGTGCTGACGCAGGAGTATATCGACACAGCGAGGGCCAAGGGGCTGCCGCCTTCTGTGATCGTCGTGAAGCATGCGCTGCGGTGCGCCATTCTGCCGGTCGTGACGCTGCTGGGCGCGCTGCTGGCGAACGTGCTCACGGGGAGCTTCGTGATCGAGAAGATTTTTGCGATCCCCGGCATGGGCAAATACTTCGTGGACAGCATCAACAACCGGGACTATGCGGTCATTATGGGCACCACGGTATTCTACAGCGCGCTTCTGCTCGTGATGATGTTCCTCGTGGACTGCGTCTACGGGTTCATCGACCCCCGCATGAGGCTGCACCGGAAGGAGGCGTGA